CCTGATCCTGAACTGAACACTCCACTCCTGACAGCATGAGCTGCTACTATGGCAACTACTATGGTGGGCTGGGCTACGGCTATGGTGGCCTAGGCTGGGGCTATGGCTGTGGCTATGGTGGCTATGGCTATGGTGGCCTAGGCTGTGGTTATGGTGGCTGTGGTGGCTATGGTTATGGATGCTGCCGCCCACTCTGCTACAGTAGATACTATTCCTATGGCTTCTACTGAGGCATTTCCTCAGCTCCTGAGCCTATTGGCTTTAACCTCCTGTCTCCCTGGAATTACCTTCAACATTCTTCACAGGAGAAATGTTTGAATGTCTTCAACTCTATCAACTATGTTTCAaactatttgagaaaataaacaaaatcaattacctattttgatatatcattatCTTTTGGACTGTGTGATTATTTGGAGAAAAGCATTCTCATGATAATTATCATTATCACACTATTTAAAATGTGATCAGGTTTGTCTgtgtataaaaatacataatatgaaATAAACTGTATTTCACTGGAAATGTTGATGTGGTACAGTTCTATTAAGTTATCTCTGTGGATGTGGCctgtgtatttgtgtatttccATGTGATTAGTCACGTGTATATGGTTGTTTATAGATATGGGGGAGAGAGACAATGTTCTTCTGTGGTAAATAAGGATCTAAAAATTAATGGggcaaatatattaaatttttctaacatattttataaaacagttcCTTATGCATGTCTTTTTATCTCTTCTACAATTACTCTTTGCTTAAAAGTTCTTAAAATGGCTATTTTTatggtaatatttttatttcacatgagataatttaaaattttttgtattttaatgctTTATGTTGTTAGCATACACATCAATCAGATGGTATCAGCTCCAGCTCTTCCTCTgtgaaatgtttataaaataaaacataagtgtttgtgt
This window of the Ictidomys tridecemlineatus isolate mIctTri1 chromosome 3, mIctTri1.hap1, whole genome shotgun sequence genome carries:
- the LOC101961623 gene encoding keratin-associated protein 20-2, coding for MSCYYGNYYGGLGYGYGGLGWGYGCGYGGYGYGGLGCGYGGCGGYGYGCCRPLCYSRYYSYGFY